In Brachypodium distachyon strain Bd21 chromosome 2, Brachypodium_distachyon_v3.0, whole genome shotgun sequence, one genomic interval encodes:
- the LOC100840410 gene encoding peroxidase 5 produces the protein MTQPTQRPIKPPVLVYPDGHTRSKAAGATVQLATMKRFSSLASALAVVTLAAWTAAVGACIDVGFYDQTCPSAEALVQQTVAAAFVNDSGVAPALIRLHFHDCFVKGCDGSVLIDSTPGNRAEKDSAANNPSLRFFDVVDRAKAAVEAACPGVVSCADVLAFAARDSVVLSGGLGYQVPSGRRDGQVSTEQNADDNLPGPTSTASQLATGFARKNLTLDDIVILSGAHTIGVSHCSSFTDRLYNFNSSDKIDPALSKAYAFLLKGICPPNSNQTFPTMTTLMDLMTPVRFDNKYYLGLVNNLGLFESDAALLTNTTMRALVDSFVSSEAAFKTAFARSMIKLGQIEVLSRSQGEIRRNCRVINPTTTQLVAAS, from the exons ATGACCCAACCGACCCAAAGACCTATAAAACCACCCGTGTTAGTGTACCCAGACGGACATACACGCTCCAAAGCAGCAGGAGCAACGGTGCAGCTAGCCACCATGAAGCGCTTCTCCAGCTTGGCCTCGGCGCTCGCCGTCGTGACCCTGGCAGCCTGGACCGCCGCCGTGGGCGCCTGCATCGACGTCGGCTTCTACGACCAGACCTGCCCATCGGCCGAGGCCCTGGTGCAGCagaccgtcgccgccgccttcgtcaATGACTCCGGCGTTGCTCCGGCCCTCATCCGCCTCCActtccacgactgcttcgtCAAA GGGTGCGACGGGTCGGTGCTGATCGACTCGACGCCGGGGAACAGGGCGGAGAAGGACTCGGCGGCCAACAACCCAAGCCTCCGCttcttcgacgtggtggaccGTGCCAAGGCGGCCGTGGAGGCGGCGTGCCCTGGTGTGgtctcctgcgccgacgtCCTGGCCTTCGCAGCGCGGGACAGTGTCGTGCTCTCCGGCGGCCTCGGCTACCAGGTGCCCTCGGGCCGCCGCGACGGCCAGGTCTCCACGGAGCAGAATGCCGACGATAACCTCCCCGGCCCgacctccaccgcctcccagCTTGCCACCGGCTTCGCCCGCAAGAACCTCACCCTCGACGACATCGTCATTCTCTCCGGCGCCCACACCATCGGCGTCTCCCACTGCAGCAGCTTCACCGACCGCCTCTACAATTTCAACTCATCCGACAAA ATTGATCCGGCGCTGAGCAAGGCGTACGCGTTCCTGCTGAAGGGCATCTGCCCGCCGAACAGCAACCAGACGTTCCCGACGATGACGACGCTGATGGACCTGATGACGCCGGTGAGGTTCGACAACAAATACTACCTGGGGCTCGTCAACAACCTGGGCCTCTTCGAGTCTGATGCGGCGCTGCTGACCAACACCACCATGAGAGCACTGGTGGACTCCTTCGTGAGCAGCGAGGCTGCGTTCAAGACGGCTTTCGCACGGTCCATGATCAAGCTGGGCCAGATTGAGGTGCTCTCCAGGTCGCAGGGCGAGATCAGGCGCAACTGCAGGGTCATCAACCCTACCACCACCCAGCTGGTGGCTGCGAGCTGA